From a single Nymphaea colorata isolate Beijing-Zhang1983 chromosome 4, ASM883128v2, whole genome shotgun sequence genomic region:
- the LOC116252146 gene encoding UMP-CMP kinase-like isoform X2 has protein sequence MWRRATIFSRLLLPSRDIASSPKDPTGWNFVEVFRTKASLLDKDAFSEKELHIAFVLGGPGSGKGTQCAKIVEAFGFTHLSAGELLRREIYSNSKKGEMIRDTIKEGKIVPSDVTVSLIKREIQASENDKFLIDGFPRSEDNRVAFEHIIGAEPELVLFLECPEEEMIRRVLNRNQGRIDDNIETIEKRLKVFNKLNFPVINYYDAKGKLRKISAVGTIEEVFEKIKPQFSAYKET, from the exons ATGTGGAGGAGAGCAACCATCTTCTCTCGCCTCCTTTTGCCTTCTCGTGACATCGCCTCTTCACCCAAG GATCCAACTGGGTGGAATTTTGTGGAGGTCTTCAGAACGAAAGCTTCTTTACTG GATAAAGATGCTTTTTCTGAGAAAGAACTACatattgcttttgttttag GGGGTCCTGGCAGTGGAAAGGGCACACAGTGTGCAAAAATTGTGGAAGCTTTTGGTTTTACACATCTAAGTGCGGGAGAACTACTGAGAAGAGAGATTTATTCTAATTCCAAAAAAGG GGAAATGATACGTGATACAATTAAGGAGGGAAAGATTGTTCCATCAGACGTTACAGTGTCcttgataaaaagagaaattcaAGCAAGTGAGAATGATAAATTTCTTATCGATGGTTTTCCTCGAAGTGAGGACAATCGTGTTGCATTTGAACATATC ATTGGTGCAGAACCAGAACTTGTTCTTTTCCTGGAGTGCCCTGAAGAAGAGATGATAAGACGGGTGCTTAACCGTAATCAG GGACGTATAGATGACAACATAGAGACCATAGAGAAACGCCTCAAGGTCTTCAACAAGTTGAACTTTCCCGTCATCAACTACTATGATGCAAAAGGGAAACTTCGAAAG ATTAGTGCTGTTGGAACGATAGAGGAAGTTTTCGAAAAAATCAAGCCTCAATTTTCAGCTTATAAG GAAACCTGA
- the LOC116252146 gene encoding UMP-CMP kinase-like isoform X1: MKVNRYWWISFLCALAVFFFYRARELVDPTGWNFVEVFRTKASLLDKDAFSEKELHIAFVLGGPGSGKGTQCAKIVEAFGFTHLSAGELLRREIYSNSKKGEMIRDTIKEGKIVPSDVTVSLIKREIQASENDKFLIDGFPRSEDNRVAFEHIIGAEPELVLFLECPEEEMIRRVLNRNQGRIDDNIETIEKRLKVFNKLNFPVINYYDAKGKLRKISAVGTIEEVFEKIKPQFSAYKET; encoded by the exons ATGAAAGTAAATCGTTATTGGTGGATTTCATTCCTCTGTGCCTTGGCGGTGTTCTTTTTTTATCGTGCTCGAGAGTTGGTG GATCCAACTGGGTGGAATTTTGTGGAGGTCTTCAGAACGAAAGCTTCTTTACTG GATAAAGATGCTTTTTCTGAGAAAGAACTACatattgcttttgttttag GGGGTCCTGGCAGTGGAAAGGGCACACAGTGTGCAAAAATTGTGGAAGCTTTTGGTTTTACACATCTAAGTGCGGGAGAACTACTGAGAAGAGAGATTTATTCTAATTCCAAAAAAGG GGAAATGATACGTGATACAATTAAGGAGGGAAAGATTGTTCCATCAGACGTTACAGTGTCcttgataaaaagagaaattcaAGCAAGTGAGAATGATAAATTTCTTATCGATGGTTTTCCTCGAAGTGAGGACAATCGTGTTGCATTTGAACATATC ATTGGTGCAGAACCAGAACTTGTTCTTTTCCTGGAGTGCCCTGAAGAAGAGATGATAAGACGGGTGCTTAACCGTAATCAG GGACGTATAGATGACAACATAGAGACCATAGAGAAACGCCTCAAGGTCTTCAACAAGTTGAACTTTCCCGTCATCAACTACTATGATGCAAAAGGGAAACTTCGAAAG ATTAGTGCTGTTGGAACGATAGAGGAAGTTTTCGAAAAAATCAAGCCTCAATTTTCAGCTTATAAG GAAACCTGA
- the LOC116252146 gene encoding UMP-CMP kinase-like isoform X4 — MIRDTIKEGKIVPSDVTVSLIKREIQASENDKFLIDGFPRSEDNRVAFEHIIGAEPELVLFLECPEEEMIRRVLNRNQGRIDDNIETIEKRLKVFNKLNFPVINYYDAKGKLRKISAVGTIEEVFEKIKPQFSAYKET, encoded by the exons ATGATACGTGATACAATTAAGGAGGGAAAGATTGTTCCATCAGACGTTACAGTGTCcttgataaaaagagaaattcaAGCAAGTGAGAATGATAAATTTCTTATCGATGGTTTTCCTCGAAGTGAGGACAATCGTGTTGCATTTGAACATATC ATTGGTGCAGAACCAGAACTTGTTCTTTTCCTGGAGTGCCCTGAAGAAGAGATGATAAGACGGGTGCTTAACCGTAATCAG GGACGTATAGATGACAACATAGAGACCATAGAGAAACGCCTCAAGGTCTTCAACAAGTTGAACTTTCCCGTCATCAACTACTATGATGCAAAAGGGAAACTTCGAAAG ATTAGTGCTGTTGGAACGATAGAGGAAGTTTTCGAAAAAATCAAGCCTCAATTTTCAGCTTATAAG GAAACCTGA
- the LOC116252146 gene encoding UMP-CMP kinase-like isoform X3 yields MRSLICLGGPGSGKGTQCAKIVEAFGFTHLSAGELLRREIYSNSKKGEMIRDTIKEGKIVPSDVTVSLIKREIQASENDKFLIDGFPRSEDNRVAFEHIIGAEPELVLFLECPEEEMIRRVLNRNQGRIDDNIETIEKRLKVFNKLNFPVINYYDAKGKLRKISAVGTIEEVFEKIKPQFSAYKET; encoded by the exons ATGCGAAGTCTGATTTGTCTAGGGGGTCCTGGCAGTGGAAAGGGCACACAGTGTGCAAAAATTGTGGAAGCTTTTGGTTTTACACATCTAAGTGCGGGAGAACTACTGAGAAGAGAGATTTATTCTAATTCCAAAAAAGG GGAAATGATACGTGATACAATTAAGGAGGGAAAGATTGTTCCATCAGACGTTACAGTGTCcttgataaaaagagaaattcaAGCAAGTGAGAATGATAAATTTCTTATCGATGGTTTTCCTCGAAGTGAGGACAATCGTGTTGCATTTGAACATATC ATTGGTGCAGAACCAGAACTTGTTCTTTTCCTGGAGTGCCCTGAAGAAGAGATGATAAGACGGGTGCTTAACCGTAATCAG GGACGTATAGATGACAACATAGAGACCATAGAGAAACGCCTCAAGGTCTTCAACAAGTTGAACTTTCCCGTCATCAACTACTATGATGCAAAAGGGAAACTTCGAAAG ATTAGTGCTGTTGGAACGATAGAGGAAGTTTTCGAAAAAATCAAGCCTCAATTTTCAGCTTATAAG GAAACCTGA